A part of Pungitius pungitius chromosome 15, fPunPun2.1, whole genome shotgun sequence genomic DNA contains:
- the LOC119209485 gene encoding cilia- and flagella-associated protein 251 isoform X1, producing MDSFQNQKTESLRGQKAAEEEDVGLTVRRTGRLRHSRPPPEPETTLWEVMLQWLPDLDDEEDEEDEEDDDANENDLGRVQIKKSKRGAAARASRGLRNKPPPDRKSIKRREGRFKEGRAKKAKDKTDRNKKEEPEAGPDEEDEHDGEQEEESESQKLEEKKEEKDSKGMS from the exons ATGGActcttttcaaaatcaaaaaacagAAAGCCTGCGTGGTCAGAaggcagcggaggaggaagacgttGGACTGACAGTGAGACGGACAGGCAGACTACGACACAGCAGACCACCACCTGAG CCAGAGACCACACTGTGGGAGGTCATGTTACAGTGGCTACCAGAccttgatgatgaagaggacgaggaggatgaggaggacgatgacGCCAATGAAAATGATTTGGGAAGAgtccaaataaaaaagtcaaagagAGGAGCGGCAGCACGAGCATCAAGAGGTCTCAGAAATAAGCCGCCCCCGGACCGAAAATCCATCAAACGAAGAGAAGGACGGTTTAAGGAAGGGAGAGCCAAAAAAGCCAAAGACAAGACGGACAGAAACAAGAAGGAGGAACCTGAAGCAGGGCCAGATGAGGAAGATGAGCATGacggagagcaggaggaagagtcGGAGAGTCAAAAgctggaggaaaagaaagaagaaaaagactcaAAAGGCATGAGCTGA
- the LOC119209485 gene encoding uncharacterized protein LOC119209485 isoform X2 — MSRQREGMEESYETFEEELRPPRAVPPPQKPVRQIVRTEMNTTRKFKEEILTFSQPARAEPKILPREPSFPRTTALRKASSFQNLTQIETPWENVTLNRCLFVAITILVLTSGFQKLHGKSNKRRTTVIK, encoded by the exons ATGTCGAGACAG AGGGAAGGGATGGAAGAGAGCTATGAGACATTTGAAGAGGAGTTAAGGCCACCAAGAGCAGTACCTCCTCCACAGAAGCCTGTTCGACAGATCGTCAGAACAG aaatgaACACTACAAGAAAATTCAAAGAG GAAATTCTTACATTTTCACAGCCAGCTAGAGCAGAACCCAAGATTTTACCCAGGGAGCCCAGCTTCCCCAGAACAA CAGCCTTACGTAAAGCTTCGTCCTTCCAAAACTTGACCCAGATTGAAACGCCTTGGGAGAACGTCACCCTCAACCGCTGTCTGTTTGTGGCCATTACCATCCTAGTGCTGACCTCAGGCTTCCAGAAGCTTCATGGGAAGTCAAATAAAAGGAGAACCACAGTTATAAAATGA
- the plekhj1 gene encoding pleckstrin homology domain-containing family J member 1, whose amino-acid sequence MRFNEKELASLSRQPSEMAAELGMRGPKKGDVIKRRLVKLVVNFLFYFRTDEEEPIGALLLEQCRVEREDSQSFSIAFLDEAERKYLFECDSEEQCGEWVDSIIKASYEFMRKNLIFYRTEIHRLTGKDPLEQYGISDETRFQVNNGLQLLSRDTSSL is encoded by the exons ATGCGTTTCAACGAGAAGGAGCTGGCGTCCCTGAGCCGCCAGCCCTCGGAGATGGCAGCCGAGCTCGGGATGCGAGGACCCAAGAAAGGAGACG TTATAAAGAGGAGGCTGGTGAAACTCGTCGTTAACTTCCTATTCTATTTCAGAACTGATGAGGAAGAG CCAATTGGAGCGTTGCTGCTGGAGCAGTGTCGGGTGGAGAGGGAGGACAGTCAGTCCTTCTCCATTG cATTTCTGGATGAAGCAGAGAGGAAGTATCTATTTGAATGTGACTCAGAAGAGCAGTGTGGGGAGTGGGTGGACTCCATTATCAAGGCCAG TTACGAGTTTATGAGGAAGAACCTGATATTTTATCGCACTGAAATCCACAGGCTCACTGGCAAG GACCCCTTGGAGCAGTACGGTATATCAGATGAAACTCGTTTCCAGGTCAACAACGGCCTGCAACTTCTGTCTAGGGATACGTCCTCCCTGTAG
- the LOC119209485 gene encoding uncharacterized protein LOC119209485 isoform X3: protein MSRQREGMEESYETFEEELRPPRAVPPPQKPVRQIVRTEMNTTRKFKEEILTFSQPARAEPKILPREPSFPRTTLRKASSFQNLTQIETPWENVTLNRCLFVAITILVLTSGFQKLHGKSNKRRTTVIK, encoded by the exons ATGTCGAGACAG AGGGAAGGGATGGAAGAGAGCTATGAGACATTTGAAGAGGAGTTAAGGCCACCAAGAGCAGTACCTCCTCCACAGAAGCCTGTTCGACAGATCGTCAGAACAG aaatgaACACTACAAGAAAATTCAAAGAG GAAATTCTTACATTTTCACAGCCAGCTAGAGCAGAACCCAAGATTTTACCCAGGGAGCCCAGCTTCCCCAGAACAA CCTTACGTAAAGCTTCGTCCTTCCAAAACTTGACCCAGATTGAAACGCCTTGGGAGAACGTCACCCTCAACCGCTGTCTGTTTGTGGCCATTACCATCCTAGTGCTGACCTCAGGCTTCCAGAAGCTTCATGGGAAGTCAAATAAAAGGAGAACCACAGTTATAAAATGA
- the sf3a2 gene encoding splicing factor 3A subunit 2, producing MDFQHRAGGKTGSGGVASASESNRDRRERLRQLALETIDINKDPYFMKNHLGSYECKLCLTLHNNEGSYLAHTQGKKHQTNLARRAAKEAKEAPAQPAPAKVKVEVKKFVKIGRPGYKVTKQRDPETGQQSLLFQIDYPEIAEGIGPRHRFMSAYEQRIEPPDRRWQYLLLAAEPYETIAFKVPSREIDKAENRFWTHWNRETKQFFLQFHFKMEKAVPQSSGPPPPVGVKRPPPLMSGHRPNESMPPPPPGGMPPLPPGAPGTPHMPPQMAMPPMPMRPPPPEGLMSNN from the exons ATGGATTTCCAGCATCGAGCTGGAGGAAAGACGGGGAGCGGTGGAGTGGCTTCCGCCTCTGAGAGTAACCGTGATCGGCGAGAGCGGTTACGTCAGCTGGCGCTGGAGACAATTGACATCAACAAAGACCCCTACTTTATGAAAAATCATTTAGGATCATACGAGTGCAAACTTTGCTTGACACTTCATAATAATGAG GGCAGCTACTTGGCTCACACACAAGGAAAGAAACATCAGACCAACTT agcgCGGAGAGCAGCCAAAGAGGCAAAAGAAGCACCTGCCCAGCCGGCTCCAGCAAAAGTGAAAGTTGAAGTCAAGAAGTTTGTTAAAATTGGCCGACCTGGATACAAAG TAACTAAACAGAGGGATCCAGAGACGGGGCAGCAGTCCTTACTTTTCCAG ATCGACTATCCAGAGATCGCTGAAGGAATAGGACCCCGGCACCGCTTCATGTCCGCTTACGAACAGCGCATTGAGCCCCCTGATCGCCGCTGGCAGTACCTGCTTCTGGCTGCTGAACCTTATGAGACTATTGCCTTTAAG GTCCCGAGTAGAGAAATTGATAAAGCAGAAAACCGCTTCTGGACCCACTGGAACAGGGAAACCAAACAG TTTTTCCTGCAGTTCCACTTCAAAATGGAGAAAGCTGTTCCCCAGTCCAGTGGACCCCCACCTCCTGTAGGTGTGAagcgcccccctcctctcatgAGTGGACATCGGCCAAATGAGTCAatgccccctcccccgccaGGAGGGATGCCCCCTCTCCCACCTGGCGCTCCGGGAACCCCCCATATGCCTCCTCAGATGGCCATGCCTCCCATGCCAATGAGGCCCCCTCCTCCTGAGGGCCTTATGTCTAATAATTGA